The Chroicocephalus ridibundus chromosome 4, bChrRid1.1, whole genome shotgun sequence genome contains the following window.
CAGAGCAACTTGAAAAATCTAGAGGATGGTGAATATAGCTACCGTATATTTTATCACTCTCCTGTGCACACCATGTAGATTTAAAATCAGCGCGTTTCAATAACCCGCTCTCACTTGAGCTGCAAGGGGCTGGAGAGCCGTCTCCCCTGGCAAACCTTACCCAGAGCTCTCTTGGGGAGCGAGCGGGCAGCGTGTTTTATCAGTCACGGCCCGGCCGAGAGCTCCTGCGATGCATCGAAGGGCATCCGAAGTCCCCGGCTCAAACGCTGACATCCCCGGGAGCTGGATCACGGGAGAAGACGCCAACAAGCCAGGGGACCTCCGAGGTGCGGGAAGACAacggggggagggctggggggggtggggatggggggggcgtgCGTCGTGCTGGAAACCCACCCCTGCCGCGGGGCGGTGGCGAGCGGGGGGACCGGGGCGAGCGCCCGCCTCTCCCGGGCCCAGCCGACATTAGAGGGCACCATTGCCCCACACATGGCGAACGTCCCGCGGGCAGCTCCGCCGCCACAGCCCGGCTTCAAATCCGACCCCCGGcttgcggggagcgggggggcacGCCGTGCTGCTTCTCCCTGATTTTGGAGCCAGGCCGGGCAGGCAGAGGCGAGCAGAGGGTGCCCGACGGCTGCGGCTGAGCCCCCAGCTCCCCTGCCCGAGCGCCGGCCGGACCGCCCCGCCGAGCGGTGAGGGGCGGAAGGGTGCCGAAatggggagggagggcaagggCAGAGCACAAACGTTTGTCGCCTGGGTCAGTTTTGGGTCAGGTCGGCTGCCTGCACCAGGGCCGTACGCCCAGGGCTTCAGCCAGCACGGGAGCGGGCAGGGGTGGTGAAGAGAACGTGACTGGGGCAATTAAGGCTCAGATTCATTTACTCTCCCTTGAAACTGTTTTTAAGGTCTTTAGCATCGAGTTTCTTTAGACACCCTGCACTTCTTGCAAGCCTGTCACAGTCAGATTTCAAGAATCTGCTagcggtttggggtttttttttttcatactcttaGATTTTGTTTCCTCTAGATGTGCGCTAGGACCCATCTGAAGGTAACTCTGATGCACTTACCGCTGCTCTTGGGCTTGTTTTTGGACCAGGCATCTCCCCTCTGCAACAGTCCAGGCCATGAACAAGTCATGACTCCCGCAAGACtaccagcattaaaaaaattgtttacttAAGAAACatgaaaccaaaaataaaacctgtgtaATGGCCCCTtcaccaccacccctcccctACAGAAAGTAGAAATAACCCATGAAAAGCTACTCCAAAAATAATATTATCATGGATCAAGACGAAAGGCAAGGGGAAtgtcaaaacaagcaaaatgcaaacCTCTCGTTTGATATAAAGCGTGGCAACGAACAGTACCTATGAGCATAGATCATGACTTTCACAGAAACGATACCAACAGCAAAGCAGGGAGTATAAATAAATGGAGTATTTAATGGCTTCTCAAATACGACTACGCAGTTAGTTAGCAAAAAAGATACACCCTCCACAGGTACGTACTGCGAGCCCAAAATGCTGTTTGCTAGCCGCTGTTCCCAGCCTGCTTTCCAAGTTAACAGCACGGTGTCGATAAGGCTTGCCACGCCGCGGTTCACAGAGAGCATGCCGCAAACCAGTCAGGATTCCAATCAGTCACGAAGGGCCAGATGGCGAGTGGACTTCATCTAGTAAAACGAcatgatggaaagagaaaaagaagattgTGAAGAGAGAATGCGATGGCCCCCAGTGCAGTGGCAGATCCATCAATAGATTAGGCTAAATTCACTGCTACCTTTGTGCTACCCTAATGATGCACAGCAGCTGGACAGCAAGGCTAGCTCTTCTTTTAACAAccaagaacagaaagaataataaaaaaaaataaataaaggaaactaaatgaaataaagcatttttctgaGATGTTAGCTTTTCTTTTGCGTATTTTTGAGAACGCAACAAAAAGCAATTCAAATTGAATTAAAACTACCAGAATTTTTTCAGGGTTCTGTTCAGATTATCTTTTCCCATTTTAACCCCTGAACCAGTGTGGTTTTGCCTAGCTATCAAATCAAATAATATGACTTTTTATCACCATGTCAAGAAGTGGATAATTCTGAATACACACCAGTTTGAATAATTCTAAGCATCACTTTGCTGGTGAAAGCGCCTCGATGAGAAATTTGAACAATCTGCGCTAACTTGAACTTTAATTGCAATCGGTTTGTTTAAGTGGGATTCCAAAGTACCAGGCAAAATTGCCACTGGTGTAAATGCAAAACTGCAAATTGCCGGTGATCACATGCATAATAAAAGAGAAGTGCGTGGGAGATAAAGTACCGATGTTTATTGGTCTGTGTCTCTGCTAAAGCAACTATGGAATATAACATGTTCTGAAATGAAGCAATCACATGTGGATCACACGGCATTTGAAGAATCCTGAGTTAAACATTGTTAAGCAGGTATGATAACGGTGTATTAAAGGAAACGAGAAGGGAGCAAAGCACAAACCTTCAAGCGTCAGGGACCCAACAACGGGTTTGCTTGTCTGGCAACACACTGAGGACAATTCCTGCAGGAGATGTTCACCTGAGGCTCTCCAGAATATGGAAGAGTGCTCCTCTGTGGCACCATGTCATGGGGACCCGTTCGCCTCCATCCACAAACATCTCAGCGAACCCTCTCTTCTGAAGAAGTTACCCTGGAGCTCTGCAACAACCAGCCCCATTAGAACGACAGCGCTGAGGCACATTCTTTTGTTACCTTCATAACGTCTTATCAAATTACCTCGGTTACTCCTCTCTCGGTTTAAGTGCAAGGACCTCTCTTCCCCTATCTGCCAAGCCATCAGACTCAGCCCTGGCTCTGACGGTCAACCTGGACTCTTTCCAAACAGGAATAATCAAACGCAATAAACCTCCTGCAATCACCATCCCTTTGCAATGATGCACAAGCCATAAAGGAgtttgctttccctcccctccccctttcaaagcagagcagccagcaggaaTACACGCTAGTTAAAGTCATTGTTTCTTCTGACATAAGCAGATATGACTTGGATATTTTGAGCAAAAATGTCTCATTCTTATGGGGCATTGTTCTAACCATAGCGGTAATTACTCCGCTCAGTATTCTAGAGCAGGAATTTCTAAAGAAGCTAATGGGCTTGGTGGTGGGAGCTCTTGGGTAAGATTTTGTGGCTCGTGTTAGGCAAACTGCTGGTTTAGAGGATCGTAACATACCCCTCTGGCCTTAGAGTTCACGGATTCACTAAATTAAAAACATCTCTCCGTGCAGGCAGTATTTCCTCCTCAAATGGGCTGGATGCTCTCTATCTCCACATAGAAGAGAAGAACAGACACTGCTAGAACTGGCGACTGTGAGCGGGAAGTCCCCAGGACTGTCACCACCAGCTTAAAACGTAAGCGTATAatgggaccaaaaaaaaaaaaaaaaaaagtcaaagagatGGGGAGCATTGGCAGTGAGGAAGATGAGCTGGTAACCTCAAACTCAAGCTGCTTTACCTCCCAGGTGCCTCAAACACGAGGCAACCCCTGAAAATACTTCCTCGTCCGCTCAAACCACAGTTCCTAGCATCCCTCAAGCACTGCGTAAATATTGGCTAACCTCTGAAAACGGTTTGGAAGGACCAGGCTGTGGATTTTGCAGAGGGCACGCCCACGTCTTGCAAATAGCAGGGAAGTTTGCTCGCTCGGCTCGTGTCGCAGGAATGTATAAAACCGAggaggcagaaaacaggaaaggcgGCCGCTGGCCTCTCCCGGCGCTGGGGGAGGACGGCAGCAGGTTCGCGAGGGCTCCTCACAAAGAGCCCCTGTCTGCGGGGACCCGGCCATTGCCATTTAGCTCGCGTCTTGAATAGAGGGCACTTTTTCAGCAGGTTTCTTGGGGAACTCGAGGCATTTTCTCCACATAGCACATTTCTTTCTAAAACCACTCCATCCGACATCCCGAGACGTGCGTCTgatggctgctcagagaagtCCCAGCTGAATACTGTGCCATGTTCAACATGTTCCCCAACCGTCCCAACTTGGTCTGGGACccaccccttctctccctggCTGAACCCTTGCTAACTGATGCTCACCTCCTGCTTTTCAAGATGATGTGCTTTTAGGATGAGGAACCAGGAGAGCCTTCTTGTGACCTGCTCCCTGAATGAccttctagtgggaggtgtccctacccatggcaggggggttggagctagatgatctttaaggtcctttccaacccaaaccattctatgattctgtgatatcctTTAGACGTCTGCATGGCCACCCTCAAGGGCCATTTTGGGAAGGAAAGGACGGTGTGGTAATACTTACCTAAAATCGCCACATGGGTAGGGTTGTGGTCCAGCTCATGTGGGAAACCAAGAATATCTGTTGAGAACACCACATTCAACAGggatctttaaaaaaacaaatgccttCACATATCCTAAAATGCCTGTGCTACCACTGTTTGTGAAATGAGAATGGTCTGTCTGTACCATTGGTCAGTAGAGTCTTCTGCCGGGCATGACTCTATGCCTGGCCTGGAAGCAAACAGGGATCTGCACCCTGAAGACATTTGCTGTGTCTTCTTCTTTCAATCACAAAGCTACAGACCTTTTCCGCTGAGCAGCCCACCTGCTCCCACGGAcgtcagaaaattattttgggagAGCAAACCTGCCGTGGCATCTTGTTGCTCATCAACATCAGCATGAAAAGACCCTTCCCACGCAGTGAGCCAGGCTGCAACCCCCTCTCTGCACCAGCCATGGCCAACCCCAGGTCCATGGGTCCAAAACCATGGGTGCTGCCGGTCTCTTCTGGTGCGGACAGTTTTTGGGAGCGCTGTTGAAGGTGCAGAACCTGGGAGCCTATGGAAGCTGTCCCAGCTGCCCCAGGCTCCTCACCAGCGTGGCAAGAGCAGGAGTGAGTGCCCTCAGCAGTGCTGGAGGGCTGCTCCGTCACAGACGTGGGGTGACTGTGGAAACAGCACGTAGGAAGAGGACGTATTTTTGGCCCAGCTGGGGGAAAGGAAGGGCTTCCCATGGGTGCAAAGACCATCGCCCCTCTTCTTGATGCTGACACCTGCCTGTGGTCACCATTGCCCTAAGGGGCCTAAAGCTGTgacctctccagccctgcagtAAGCCACCACCTGGGCAGTCTCTGCACAGGCAGCATCACCCtaggaattaaaattaattttattccctCCTGGAAATAAAACCATCCAAGTTGTCTTTGCTCAAGGGTTCGAGTTTCCCAAAGGCAAGAGCCGTAGGCACACGGAGAGCCAGGGTGTCCCCAAATTCGCAGAGTGATAAAGGTCTATCTTTTCCCTTGTTTGCAGATGAAAAGCTCACTGTGGTAACAAGCCCCCGAGGCGCGCATCAAAATTACGATGATGTTCTGGGCCCAATTTTAGCACCGTGTCAATTAtgctccccctcccttccctttcatACTCCTCCATCCCAAAACAACAAAAGGCAATGATTGCAGTGACCTGCAGAAAATGTAAAGCACAAGCCAGCTGATCCCTGGCAATACAATAGCGAGATTAGTTCATCTGCAGTGAACAAACACGTATTATGTGGGTTTAAAAGTTAggagaggaaaatgctgtggttttCATGTATTTCTATTCAGCAAGGCTGCAACTTATTACTTCCATGCAGCTGAGAagccctatttttaaaaatagccttcAGCTTGTTTTGAAATCTGCAAGCATCTCGCTTTGTTTTGCAGCAgcgtaataaaaaaaaaaaaaatccccgagCCAGAAACGATCGCGTTTTCCTCCACACGCATCTCCTCCCCCGCCCCAAACCCCCGCGCCCCCACGGATGCTGAAAAACCTCCCGGCGACACccctcggggaaaaaaaaaaaaaaaagaaaaaaaaaagtcataataacgcaaacacaccccccccctacACGCTGAAAAGGCAGCATGGAGCGGGGAAAATAACCAACGCCGAACGCGGCCGGGGAGGAAGCGGCGGCGGAGCCGCAGCCGCCGGCAGACAAAGGGAGCGGGCCCgtcggcgggcggggagcgcggcggccgccccccggggccgggccagcgccggggccgccccccccggtccgcggcggggccgggccgggccaatgcggccggcggcggcgcggcgctgcccggcGCAGCCAATGGAGGGCGCGGGCAGGAGGGCTgccgccgggggccggggggcggcgggggggtccccgccaATCGCGGCGGGCCGATGGCAGGGAAATACTATTATGCTAATGGTTGTTTTGCTCGCACTCGCGGGGAGCGGGGTTTAAAAGCCAGGCGGCCGGGGGCAGGGGCTCAGAGGCGGGAGGCAGGGCCGGCCGGAGCGCGGAGGGGACGGGAGGCAAGGAgaggagcggcggggggggggcacccaccccGTCCCAGCCCACCACATCCCACCCCGCGTCCTGCCCGGCGGCGATGTCTAACGTGCACCTCTCCGGCGCCGCCGCCCTGGAGCGCCTCTCCGCCCGGCGAGCCCTGGCCGGGCACGGCCGCAGCCCCGTCTGCAGGAGCCTCTTCGGGCCGGTGGACCACGAGGAGCTGGGCCGGGAGCTGCGGAACCGCCTGCGGGAGATGGGAGAGGACGACCAGCGCCGCTGGGACTACAACTTCCACACCGACACGCCGCTGCCGGGGCCCGGCCGCCTGCgctgggaggaggtggagggcgCCGCCGTCCCCGCTTTCTACCGGGAGACGCTACAGGTGGGGCGGCACCGAGTCCCCCTCCGCCGGGCgcccccctcgccgccgccgccgccccccgccgccggcaagGGGCCCGGGGGGCGACTGAGCCGGGAGaaccgcgccgcgccccgccgccgcggcatGCGGCTCCGCCGGAGGGGCCCGACGGCCCGCATCACAGGTGCgtgtggcgggggggtgtgtgcaggGGGGCGTGGGGGGCGGTGGGCGTCCCGCCGCAGCGGCTGAcggaccccctccctcccccctttctccctctccgtCCCGCATCCAGATTTCTTCGCGAGGAGGAAAAGGCCGGCGGAGCCCAAGGCGGCGGCGGAGCGCCCCGccggctgcccgccgccccccgccgccgtgcCGGCTGAGCAGACCCCCCGCAAGCGGCTCCGGTGAGCCAGGTGAGGCGCGCCCTGGGGTGCACGGGCGCTTTCTGCGTGGGTCTGTATTTatttcccccacccacccactttttttttcctcccttgattatttttgttttccttctccctttttgttCCTCTCCAGATTTTTGCACTACGGCACCCACGGGAGAGGCGCGCCGCCCCCGGAGGCGCGGCGCCCCGAaggcgcggggggccggggagggcggcgcgGCGAGCCGGGACCCCCTCTCTCTGCGCCCGCCCGGACCGGGAgcgggagccggagccggagcggAGCCGGAGCGCCTGCCCGCCGGCCGCGGCCGCGCACGGAGCAGTGTTAACGTACAACTGTGCAATGTATTAACGTTTTATATAGAAATGTATTATGCCTAATGTGAGTACACTGGCCAGAAGTGTAAAGCTTTAAAAGTCATTTATATGAAATGTTTAATCTCTGCTGAGCtctcagtgcaaaaaaaaaaaagaaaggaaaaaaggaaaaagaaaaaaatgaaaaaagcaagtgTATATTTgtacaaaactttttttaagaGTTATACTAacttatattttctatttatgtCAGAAATGTGGATAACTTTGACATccaatagtcttttttttttcttttggttaagCCAAAGGGCACtatatttgcttttgttatttacaaaatgtaaatttatttttatagtgggaatttttttttttttttttgcattcacaAGATGTAGCtatgaatcaaaatattttttagactTTACTTGAAGACAAATCTGTTTCAATGGTTCCTGAGCCGGTCTGTACCACTGCCATTACAAATAATGCCACAActtcaataataaataaaaaaaaaactaaaaaagaaagcgAGGAAACCTCAGCAAGGCTGTTTTGGTGTGTGTTGTGCAGacgccctggggggggggggagagcccGAGGGGGGTGGCTGGGCCAGCCCCCATGGCTCGGGCGgtggagcccagcccagctccgcgccttacgggggcgggggggggtggcacCCGGCGCGACCCCGCTTCCACCTCCGCGCCCCGCGGCGCAAACCTTGCGTGCAatttggaggggagaggaggtggtggttggtttttttttctcccttaaaaacaAGCGTTCCCGAATCCTGCTGGACTTAACCAAGCGTGAGGGGAGCACACAGCCCTCATCACACCCTGAATTGGGCCTTTCAGCACATTTTAtgattatttatcatttttaaccctttcccacttttttttttcttaacaaggCTGTATCTGCCCCTCTTTGaggagctggctgtgctggggcagccccTCCCGCCCCCTGCACAGCATCGCGGCTGAGGCCGCTGACTCCCTTGTTTAGGGACAGCCTTGGGGGGGGGTGACTGGTGGGGGCAGACCACAGCCCCACAGCGCCCTCCGTGGGCTCGGCAGTGGGGGGACGCCCCTGCCTTGGGGGAACATGGAAAGGCACAcgcccccttccccctccctttccagcCGTGGGCTCTCAAACCCTGACCCGGAGCTCAGAGCCATGGCTACTGCAGGGAAAGGCTTCCTGGTACCTCTTGCCCAAGCCCAGCAATGATTTACAGGGCAAACACACAAcagtgctgggaaaggcagcAATTCCAGCTTGCCATAAAAGacgggaaaaaaagaaaagcaacaaacaggCAAAATAAACCATCCCAACAGACAAAATACCCAGCATTTTGGCATTAACGCATTGGTGGCAGTCCAGTCATAACCGCGCACCCAAGGCACTTGGTGGGGGGCATCCCGACCCCTTGGCCTGGGAGCAGGTTAAAGCCATAGGATCTGCACAGAGCCAGCCCGATGGGGTGAGGACACGTGCCCCGCTCAGGGTCCCAAACCCAGCGCCGCCCAGGGATAGGGGGACAGGTCAGGTCTGGTCCCAGCTTCAGGTGGTGCAAGGATTGGGGTGCTGGAGAGTATggatggggagcagggatgcGGGAGGGGGATGGGAGTCCTAGAGGCGCGAGGACCAGCTGGAtggatttttccctttcagacCCTGCTCCCCACCCTGTCACCTTCGTGGAGCTCTGGATAAAGcgggttggggaggggggtggaacGACACACGAGGGCATCACTCCCTGGCCCTATGAGCTCAGTAATGATGCTCTTTCACGGAGGGGGAGGGAGCCGAGAGAATAAGGCTCAGGGTGAATAAGACTTGGGGTTTATCCGCATCGTCCTCCCCCGGCCCCTGCAGCgctcctctctgccccccccGTCACGGCCGCCAAACGCTCCTGGCTGTAAAAGTAACATTGATTACCTCCAGCTCCGTGATCGCTTAATCAGAACGGGATTATTTTACGCGCCCGCATCAGTGGCCGCTGACTCAATACGATTTTCCCcccctttgaaaagaaaaatagcttttccctttccttatgAAAGCCAACAATACCCGGAGTGAGGCAGCTGGATCCTCCAGGATTTAtgggcttttctctcgctttcatgAAAGCAGGTGCCTTTGGGACCTCCATTGTCCCAGCCCCCAACTAATAATAGGACTTTCTGCAATGAAAGATCCCTGCTCCGAGCTCCCAAATACCTCGGCTGGAGGAGCCGCCGCCTGCCCCGAGGTGTGCCCAGCCTGGATGGGGAGGAAAGCTCTCACCCCGGGGAGAGTTCAGGCACAGGGCTCTTTATTAAAGCCAGTAATTCCAGCTCTTGGGCATCGTCCGAGAGGAGCCGGCGGGTCTCCAGCCCACCGCGTGGAGGGTTGcatcctgcagccccctgggctCCGCTCTCCTGGAGGGTCCGGGGGTGCGGGAAGGTgtgcggccgcccgcccgcccgctgccccccccgggccctgccccACCCAGCCCGGCCGGCCCTCCTCGCCCCGGCACAAAGCACACTGCCCCTATTCTTTCGGCCTTTGTAGCCATATGGCAAATCCATGTAGACACAGCCAACATCCATTTATTCAGGCACATAATGTCCCGCAACAGGGAACAATTGGAACTTTGTTTGCTTCTATTATTGATGCGAATGGgcgacagagagagagagagagagaaaaaaaatcatttaactaTAAGAGATATCCAGCTAATTATGAACCATATGTGCCTATAGTTTCAAAGCAATCCAATGAAGTTCATTTTAAATCTAGACTACTTTATTAGTACGGAAGACAGATGTCTCAACAGTACATGCATCAGAGGAAACCATGTAAAGAAGTTCTTGAAATATTTAACTAGGACTCATTCATTGTCCGAGGGGCTTTAAAGTGCCCTTTATCATGAGAATGCATAGGCAGAAGCGGAGGGAGGCTGCCGGTTGTTACCGCCAACCCACTTACTCCTTAGCGGTAAATCCCAAATTCCACTTTGGATTTGAGGACAGGAATATTTTTGGAAAGGATTCAAAATATCAGGGGTCTGGACGGACCGAGCTTGCCACTCATTACAGCTGCAAAAAGTCAGGTCGTTATTTGAGCCGCCTTAATCCCAGGCTGAAGCCAGCTACGCAATTAGAGCAATAATCTACCCCAAATCACCACCGCTCCCTCTCCCCAGGAGCAGAGCCGCGCTTTTGAGGGACAGCTACCATGGTTCCTCCACTGCCCCGGGAGAGACCGAGGCAGGAGCGTTAACGTTGCCGGACCTCCAGAGATTTGTTTCACAAAGAGCATCTCTCGTTGTGGATCCTGCGATTCCTAAAGGAAAAGGACACTTCAGGAAGACTGGAAGGGAAGCTTTGGCGGGAGAaagtctttcagatttttttttttttttttaaatgcaattatcaGCAAACAATCTTGGCAAAAAGGTTAGCTCTATCTTTATGAGCATGGCAACATCTACCAGTAATTAAGCCACTTCAGTTAGATGAATGCAACATATGGTTGACACTGGGAATCATTCTCCTTCCGAGCCCCAACTTTTCTTTCCGTGCCAAAACTTGTTCTATTATcgcttaaaataaacaaaaagctgcTTTCCACTTCTTGGGCAAATATTTGTCACTAATGAGCAGGAGGTGTAGGTaacaggatggggaaaaaaacatcatttttaAGGAATAATTTCCTACGATTGtgtacagaaatgaaataaatttactAAATGCCTGATTCGCTTGCAATGAGTTATGATTGCTTGGTAGGATGGCTACACAGGGAGATCCGTGCAAAGGATGCACGTGAGGAGATGTAAAATTGAATTGACCATGTTTAAGCAGAGAAACAGATATAAAGAGTGCATGCGCGTATACaagcatacacatatatatacatgaaatAACTAATCAGGGAGTATAAAATAATTAATCAGGGAactggattttttgggttttttagccaCCTTGTCACCTATTGCTACAGGATAAACTCACAGTGGTTTTCCAATGCcttcccctctgccagcctgtACCCTCTCAGAAATGTTCTTCCTGAGAAGCATTTTTGGAACAAAACAggccaaaacacaaaccaaaagtCTTTTTGTACAATGAAAGGATGGGATTATATCTGTTATTCTGACTcacagagaaaggaggagaatcAAGTATCTCCTCTCCCATCACACGGTATCTAGTACTAAAGATCGCACAATCTCTTTTGGTGTCAGTGGTGAAATTCCCAACAAAAAGAACttaatggttttgtttggttcttttgcctttttaaaccAAGGGGGATTTTTAGCCACGTATTTCCAAGAAACTTTTGTTGGGacagattttggggggaaaaggtagaaagaaagaCGCTAGTTAGGTGAGCTGTACAAAATGTAAAAGCCCTAAAGCAGGCCCTGCTATGAGATTAATAACTTGAACTCTTTTAAACACAGGACAAGCTAAATTTTGGAGCCACTTTCCCCAGTCTGCACGACCAAGCCTCTGCTCCAGGAAAACTGGTGGCCAGTGTGGGCTGTACAGC
Protein-coding sequences here:
- the CDKN1C gene encoding cyclin-dependent kinase inhibitor 1C; its protein translation is MSNVHLSGAAALERLSARRALAGHGRSPVCRSLFGPVDHEELGRELRNRLREMGEDDQRRWDYNFHTDTPLPGPGRLRWEEVEGAAVPAFYRETLQVGRHRVPLRRAPPSPPPPPPAAGKGPGGRLSRENRAAPRRRGMRLRRRGPTARITDFFARRKRPAEPKAAAERPAGCPPPPAAVPAEQTPRKRLR